The genome window ATAATATTAATTTGTTAAGGTTAAATTTGAAAAAGTAAATTTTTAAGTTATATATAAAAAGTATGGTGGTGAATAAGTAAAAAAAAGGTTTTATAAGATAAAATAATATCATATAATTTTTAAATCCCTTTTTTTTATCTAAAAGAAAAATATTTTTTTTTTCTTCTAGAATCCTAGTAGTATTTTAATTCCTAGAATTATTAGTACTACTCCTCCTATAATTTCAAGTTTATCACCTAAGTATTTACCAAGACGTGCTTCAAGTTTAGATCCTAAAAATACTCCAAAGATACTTAGTATGAATGATGTTATTCCTATGATAATACTTGGTAGTACTATTTCCATATTTATTAGTGCAAAACTAAGTCCTACTGCAAATGCATCAATACTTGTTGCTATTGCAAGTATGAAAACTTCTTTAAAACTAAATGTATCAACTACTTCTTCTTCTGAATTTGATATACTCTCACGTATCATGTTAAGACCAATAAATAGAAGTAGTAAAAATCCTATCCATGTTGCTATACTTGATATGTATGAACTTACAGATGATCCACAGAAGTATCCAAGAACTGTCATGGCAAATTGGAAAAATCCGAAAAATATTCCATACCATAATGCATGAATATGTGTGATGTGTTTTTGTGTAAATCCTTTTGTTATTAAGACACTAAATGCATCCATAGCAAGTGCTACTGCAAGAATACATACTGAATAAAAGTCAAACAATTCTATAAAACCTCCATTTATATACTATAGTTTTATTTATTAGCTAAGTTAAATTTTTATTAAAATATAAAATTAAATGTTTCCATTAAAAAAAAATTGTAATTCTAATAATAAAAACAAGAAAAAGATTTAATTTAAAAAAAGAAAAAGAATGTAAAGTTAAAAAACTTACATTTTAATTAAAATAGTACATCATTATTCAGGTATGATTTGGATAAAGTTGTGATCTAATAATAAAGAATATCATAGAAATAATAAGTATTATTATAGCACCAATAATAATAGCACTCATACCCACATCAACTATAATTAAACCACCAATAAATGTACCAATAGTAATTCCAATATTAAGCATACTCATAAATACACCATTAGCAAACTCAGGAGCCTCAGGAATACTACTAAAAATCCAAAACTGAATAATATTATTAAAAATACCCTCAAGCACACCAAAAGTAGCCATAAAAATATACATTAAAGTCCAACTATCATTAACAAAATAAAAGATAGCTAAATTAACACATATTAAAAGAGGACATAAAACAACAGTCCTCAAAGGATACTTAATAAGAAGCCTACCAGCAAGCCAACTTCCAGGAATACTCATAATCCCATAAATAAACAATATCAAAGATAAATTACTACCAATAATACCATAAATACCCTGCAAGAAAG of Methanosphaera cuniculi contains these proteins:
- a CDS encoding manganese efflux pump MntP, with amino-acid sequence MDAFSVLITKGFTQKHITHIHALWYGIFFGFFQFAMTVLGYFCGSSVSSYISSIATWIGFLLLLFIGLNMIRESISNSEEEVVDTFSFKEVFILAIATSIDAFAVGLSFALINMEIVLPSIIIGITSFILSIFGVFLGSKLEARLGKYLGDKLEIIGGVVLIILGIKILLGF